Within the Sphingobium baderi genome, the region TGTAACGATGCGACGTATCAAGCATGCCCTGCGGATCGGCATGAATGAAATGTGCCATGACATCGCTGGCGCCGCTGCACTGGACGAGTGCCGCCGCGGTCGATTCCCGCTCCAGCCCCAGCGCGCCAGCCAGCTTGATCGCATCCGCCGCCAATTGCAGATGTCCCGCGAACAGAATATTGTTGACGAGCTTGATCGCCCGGCCGGCGCCGCTAGCGCCGACGTGGAAGATCGCGCGCGCAAAGGAATCGAAAGCAGGCCGTCCCCGCTGGATCGCGTCTGCATCGCCGCCCACGAGAAGGGTGAGTTTGCCCGATGCCAGTTCCGACTGCATCCGGCTGAAGCAAGTGTCCAGTATCGAAATACCAGCCGGCGCTGCGGCGGCGATACGCTGGATCGATTCGATGCTGCCGGTCGTGAATACAGCGACGATGGTGCCCGGCTTCAGGTCGCCCATCACGCCTTCTGGGCCGTTCAGCACATCCTCGACCTGATCGTCGGAAAAGACGGCGATGCACAGCAGGTCGCAATCGATTGCGGCCTCACGCGGAGACGCGCAGAGGATGAGGTCGCCAGCATCGTCCGCTGCAGGAGCATTCACGTCGAACGCTCGGACGGTATGGCCGGCGGCGGCAACGGTCTTTGCTGTTGGCAGGCCCATCTGGCCAAGGCCGATCCATGCGACTTTCATGTTCTCTCCTCGTACAATGATTGCTCACTCCATGATCAGGAGTCGTCAAGCGCCGACCCTTGCAACGATCTGGGCTCAACGAAAACCCGTGAGGCGTCGCATGGGGCCCTGAGGCCCAATTGCGATAGTCTTTGGCAGCATCAATGGGCAACGAAGCTCGTCCCATGCGGGTTGGCGGCCGAGTACCCCACTAATATCAAGCCGCCGTCCGCAAGAGCGCCTGATCCGGCATCAACAGTCCCGGCTATGAAACAGGCCATCCCATTCTTTCTCTCTAATGGCGATGGCCATAGTGCGCGGAAAGGGGCGGCCGTAACGCGACCGCCCCTTTCCTTCTTTTTCTAATGCGTTCGATCAGAAACTGAACGAGACGGAACCGCCGAAAGTGCGTGGCATACCCTGGAATTGCACCGTGGCACCAAGGCCGGTGTAGCTGTTGAAGACATTGGTGAAATAGGGTTGATCGGTCACATTCTTCATCCAGAATGCCAGCTCCAGCTGGGGTTGGTTGAACGTGTAACTGACCTGTGCATTCACGAGGCCATAGCCGCGGATGCGCGACGCCTCGTTGGCAATGGCTACCGCCGCCTGCGCGGCTGGATCGCCGGTGGTGAAGTAGTCGAAGTAGCGCGACGAGACATAAGCATAGTCGGCGTGCAACTTTAGCTTGCCTGAATCCATCATT harbors:
- a CDS encoding NAD(P)-dependent oxidoreductase, coding for MKVAWIGLGQMGLPTAKTVAAAGHTVRAFDVNAPAADDAGDLILCASPREAAIDCDLLCIAVFSDDQVEDVLNGPEGVMGDLKPGTIVAVFTTGSIESIQRIAAAAPAGISILDTCFSRMQSELASGKLTLLVGGDADAIQRGRPAFDSFARAIFHVGASGAGRAIKLVNNILFAGHLQLAADAIKLAGALGLERESTAAALVQCSGASDVMAHFIHADPQGMLDTSHRYMVKDVNAALAAGDKAGIELKALAASTAAYQK